The segment CTCGCAAACATCTTCAGGGATGTGGCAGAGCGTGGCAGGTCGTTCAGGGTGATCCTCATCGGTGCGGAACAAACAGCTTCCGAAGTCGACTACAGGGTTATCACACAGGCTGCCACCGTGGTGGTTGGCAGGCAAAAAGGTGCCGAGCTTTTGAAGCCGGAGTACTCACATCTTACAGATCATTACAAGAGAAAAGCTGCTCTTCTCAAACAGGGTGAGGTGATAGTGGACCAGCCGTTTCTGAATCTTCCTCTCACGGTGAAGTTTCCGCTTCCAGCGTGGTGCACAAGAGAAGACGGTTACGTTATGGAAACAGAAGACGAGGAAGACGAGTACATCATCTGAACCAAACAATAAATTCAGATCCCAGAAGCCACTGTGATCTGAACTCAATTTTGTACCCCATCATCTCACACAGATGTTTCACTATGGAAAGGCCCAGTCCAGAACCGGGGGCCATTTTCAGTGCTTCTGAGCCTCTGTAGAAACGCTCGAAGATTCTCTCTTTCTCCTCTTCCTTTATTCCGATTCCCTGGTCCTTCACAGTCAGCTTCTCTCGGGAAACGAAGATTTCCACCTCCGACTCCGGGTAAGAGTACTTGACAGCGTTCGAGAGTAAATTTTTTAAGATGGTGTAAAAGACAAATCTGTCTGTTTCTAACATATCGACGCTCACCGAAAGTTTCACGTTAATTTTTCTTGAGTCAATTTTTTCGCGAAGATCCTCCAGTACCTTATCGAGAATTTCTTTCACCTTCACTTGTTCCATTTTGAAATCGTAGAGACCTAGCTGAACCATCGCAAGAAATTTGGACTGCCTGATCACCGTTTCCATCCTGTCCAGAGAACGTTCTATCTTCTCCAGAATCTGTAACTTTTCAGGATCTTTTTCCAGATCCTTCAGAAGGTAGACGTTCATCTTTGAGGCGGAAAGAGGAGTGAAAAGCTCATGCGAGACAGAGGTTATAAAATCAAGTTTTGCCTCGTTCAGCTTTTTCTCTTCTGTGACATCGT is part of the Thermotoga sp. genome and harbors:
- a CDS encoding HAMP domain-containing sensor histidine kinase → MLEIEDLNSIKEAVVKLNGLKVVTSNRVGKKYGFRENKGLLSVFTCREMEVIVGNIQEGRDFSLETDIYFFELQAKRTVSLHFHSKKGFLIVHDVTEEKKLNEAKLDFITSVSHELFTPLSASKMNVYLLKDLEKDPEKLQILEKIERSLDRMETVIRQSKFLAMVQLGLYDFKMEQVKVKEILDKVLEDLREKIDSRKINVKLSVSVDMLETDRFVFYTILKNLLSNAVKYSYPESEVEIFVSREKLTVKDQGIGIKEEEKERIFERFYRGSEALKMAPGSGLGLSIVKHLCEMMGYKIEFRSQWLLGSEFIVWFR